A single window of Colletes latitarsis isolate SP2378_abdomen chromosome 11, iyColLati1, whole genome shotgun sequence DNA harbors:
- the Prp3 gene encoding pre-mRNA processing factor 3: MAYLTRKEIDEMKPQIEKAVHKFLGFGEPAIVTTAVNCITSGYDKRKTADKLSALLEDKKASKLTEKIFAIYDDAKAAQKSKKRSHMEDKDKDKDAKKPRFRDDEVKNEKTTEAQLSADKIRQMMANAQREIEERKRALKAIKQEEVQPAKPLLKSRDSLPTVGSMYNQGLLSKTDSDKARKIAALQAQIRSKLSSGLLGNVSVPDKPTPLILDESGRTVDITGKEVQLTQVVPTLKANIRAKKREEFKAQLQESKGPEEIQDTHFFDTRIGVKPAVRGKRTLKFHEPGKFQQLAERIRMKAQLEKLQNEISQIARKTGISSATKLALIAPKTEALSEDVPNVEWWDSVILTGGYPNEDELTVIKNSTITNLVEHPTQMRPPTDPLKPIYMPVFLTKKERKKLRRQNRREAWKEEQEKIRLGLEPPPEPKLRISNLMRVLGTEAVQDPTKIEAHVRQQMAKRLKAHEDANAARRLTADQRREKKARKLKEDTTLGVHVSVYRIRDLLNNASKKFKVETNAKQLYLTGCVMLFRDCNVVVVEGGAKQLSKYKRLMMHRIKWEEDIVKDNDGNDVPNKCVPVWEGTSKQRHFGEIKFKVCPIEKMAREHFKKHQVEHYWDLAYSGAVLDNTDDIRS, translated from the exons ATGGCATATTTAACGAGAAAGGAAATAGACGAAATGAAACCGCAAATTGAAAAAGCGGTTCATAAATTTCTTGGTTTTGGGGAACCTGCTATTGTTACCACGGCTGTCAATTGCATTACTTCTGGGTACGATAAACGTAAAACTGCAG ATAAGCTGTCTGCCTTATTGGAAGACAAAAAGGCTTCAAAACTAACAGAGAAAATATTTGCGATCTATGATGATGCTAAAGCAGCACAAAAAAGTAAGAAGCGAAGTCACATGGAGGACAAAGATAAAGACAAAGATGCGAAGAAACCCAGATTCAGAGATGATGAAGTAAAAAATGAGAAAACAACAGAAGCACAATTATCTGCAGACAAG ATACGGCAAATGATGGCTAATGCCCAAAGAGAAATTGAAGAAAGGAAAAGGGCACTAAAAGCTATAAAACAGGAAGAAGTGCAACCGGCGAAACCATTGCTTAAATCGCGGGATTCGTTGCCTACGGTCGGAAGCATGTATAATCAGGGTTTATTGAGTAAAACGGATTCCGATAAAGCACGAAAGATTGCTGCTTTGCAAGCTCAAATCAGAAGTAAATTAAGCTCAGGGTTACTAGGGAATGTCAGTGTACCTGACAAACCAACTCCATTAATTCTGGACGAATCAGGTAGAACGGTAGATATAACTGGTAAAGAGGTACAACTTACCCAAGTAGTGCCAACATTGAAAGCCAATATCCGAGCAAAAAAACGGGAGGAGTTTAAAGCACAGTTGCAAGAATCCAAGGGTCCGGAAGAAATTCAAGACACACATTTTTTCGATACTAGGATAGGTGTAAAGCCGGCGGTCCGTGGTAAACGCACATTAAAGTTCCACGAGCCGGGGAAGTTTCAGCAGTTGGCTGAAAGAATTCGCATGAAAGCTCAGttagaaaaattacaaaatgaaaTTAGTCAAATTGCTAGAAAAACTGGGATAAGTTCGGCAACTAAACTAGCGCTCATAGCACCTAAAACCGAAGCTCTCAGCGAAGATGTGCCTAATGTAGAGTGGTGGGATTCCGTTATACTAACAGGAGGATACCCGAATGAGGATGAGCTTACAGTGATAAAAAATTCTACCATCACTAATCTCGTAGAACATCCCACTCAGATGCGACCACCAA CCGATCCGTTAAAACCGATCTATATGCCCGTATTTCTGACGAAAAAAGAACGCAAAAAATTGCGCAGGCAAAACAGACGAGAAGCATGGAAAGAAGAGCaagaaaaaattcgattaggccTCGAACCACCACCGGAACCGAAATTGCGAATTTCGAATCTTATGAGAGTGTTAGGTACAGAAGCCGTCCAAGACCCTACGAAAATAGAAGCCCACGTTCGACAACAAATGGCTAAAAGGTTAAAGGCACACGAAGACGCTAATGCAGCTAGACGTCTCACAGCTGATCAGAGGCGGGAGAAAAAGGCGAGAAAACTTAAGGAGGACACTACTCTGGGAGTACATGTGTCCGTTTACAG AATACGCGATCTCCTAAACAATGCTTCGAAGAAGTTTAAAGTGGAAACAAACGCAAAACAACTTTACCTCACGGGCTGCGTGATGCTCTTTCGAGATTGCAACGTGGTTGTAGTAGAGGGGGGAGCAAAACAATTGAGTAAATATAAGAGATTGATGATGCATCGCATTAAATGGGAGGAAGACATTGTGAAAGACAACGACGGAAACGACGTGCCGAACAAATGTGTTCCTGTGTGGGAGGGTACTAGCAAACAACGTCATTTCggagaaattaaattcaaagttTGCCCAATCGAGAAAATGGCGCGAGAGCACTTCAAGAAGCACCAGGTTGAACACTACTGGGACTTAGCTTACAGCGGAGCCGTTCTCGATAATACGGACGATATTCGCTCGTAG